From the genome of Oncorhynchus masou masou isolate Uvic2021 chromosome 15, UVic_Omas_1.1, whole genome shotgun sequence:
ACCTCAGTGCCCAGAATTAGATGAATGCTTATTTCATTACAGCTCAGTGTATGAGAAAACAGGACATTCTTCCAgtttgtcactagttaccacagctacAAAGTCAAAATTATGGCTAAACCCCACCTATTTCTATAATTTATCttcttaaatttttttttttaacctaaccttatccctaaccacattgctaaccttatgcctaaccttaaattaagaccaaaaagctcatTGTTACTTGTGGCTGTGCTAACTAGTGACAACCATTCTTCTATGACATTATGCTGATGTCACAATGCAACCGCACTGTGCTGCCCCACTTTCAGACATTCTCACAGCTACAGCTAGTGTCATCATACATCCCTGTGGCACTGTGTGCTGAGACAATCTTGTCCATCAAAGCCCTGTTTCTGTACCCtgtgaagagaagagaggaagcagGGGGCTGGCGAACACTACGCAGAACCCCCTGTCAACACCAGGAAGAAGGAACCATGACCGCCCTCCGGGACAGCATGTTTTTAGGAGGAGGGAACACACGGAGGAAAGAACTCACCAACGTCACCATGGCAGCCTTCATGCTCCCCGTGCAGCACCTTAATGAGATCACCCCTCTGATTCTGCTGGAGTTCCACCCTGAGGTGGAGGCTGACACTGTGGACTGGCTCCTGGGGAAGATCCTTACACCTGAGCCCCTGGGGGGACTAGACCTTTTGGCCAGAGTGATCAGCCAGACCAGGGCCGGGGGTGCCATCATGGTGGTGGGGGCCACGCCAGAGCGGCTGCTCCTGGAGGCTGACGAGGACCTTCTGTTCAGACACAAGCCCTGCTGCCCTATAGGAGGTCAGGCACGGGAGGTGGGGGACCTGGGGGGGATGCGCCCCACGGAGGGGGTGTATGGGATGCTGTCATCGGCTGAGTGTGTGACCCTGGTGCAGAGGATCCTAGACAGGctgagagtgggggagggggaggaaattcAGGTTCTCCAGCGGATTCCCCTCCTTCCAGGAGAACCAGTGATGGCCAGTCTGTCCCGCTTAAGAGTCCTAACTAGCATCTACCCCCTACATGAAGCGCCACTGCTTCAGAGCCTCCAGGGGAGGTGGTGGGCTGGCTGGTGTGGCCTCAAACCCTTCAGCCAGAGAGAGCATTGGCAGCTGCTGGAAGATATCAGGGCTTATTTTGGGGAGGTGGTGGCCCTCTACTTTGGGTTTGAGGGTTCTCTCATCAGTGCTCTCCTCCTGAAATCCACCTTGTTCAtgtttctctccttctaccccctcAGGCTGGGGAACAACCTGGTATTTTTCACCCtctctagtgtggtgtggtcagAGCTGTTCCTGCAGGGCTGGGGGGAGAATAGCAAAGCCCTGCAGAGGGACTGGGGGTCTGTGGTCACTCATCTGTCACACAGTCACTCATCAATAGCAGCAGCGGTGCCCAGGGTGGCACAGGGCACAGCACCACCACAGCCCCAGATCGATGCCCACCCTTTTGGAAAGATGAGCTTGAGGAGACTGCAACACTCCGTTGCCTTCCTAACCTgcaccctctgcctctcctccattCTGATCCTGATGTATTTACACCTAGATGGACTAGTGGGGGACTTCCTCCTGAGAGAAGAGCTTAGTTTCCTCTTTCACAACATCCTTGTCTACCTCCCCAAAATCGCCCTCACGGTTGCCATGGCAGGGATGGACTGTGTTGCATTCCAACTGTCCCAAGGCCTCAGCCCTGATCCCGAGCCGCCAGGGCAACAGTCACCAAGGCAACAGCCCCTGCTCCCTGAGGTtatcctctcctgcctcttcaacCACTTTTCTGTCCACTTCTACAGGGCTCTGATCTTGAAGGACCTCGCCATGGTGCGCTTCCACCTGTCTGTGCAGCTGGCCACCCACCTGGGCATCAAGCTACTGTCCGCCACACTATTTCCCCGcctgaggaggatgaggacaccCCTTGGCCGCGCCCACCAGGAACGTCAGTCTCCCGTCCTTAGACAGATCATAGAGCAGAGCAACAGACCACCGTGTGACACCCAGACCTGGAGCTACCTGGAGCTCCTCATCTCCTACTGCCACGTCATGTTCTTCTCAGGCATCTACCCCCAGTGTGCCCTCTGGTGCCTGTTGGCCATCATAGCTAAATCCTGCACGGACTTGTGGCACCTGTGTTCAGGCGCACGCCGCCCCTTCCCCAGAACATCCCCCGGGGGTAACATTTTGTGGCAGCGGGTCTTCTGTGGCTTTGAGGCCCTGGCTGTCCTGCTCAACTCCCTCCTGCTGTGGTCCTCTCTGGAGTTCAGGCTTCTCTTCCTGAGCTATACTGGGTGGGAAATGTTCAGGGCCTTCCTCCTGCTGCAGCTGTCGCTGCTGAGCCTGAGAGGGGCGGTCACCTTCCTGCTCCTCCACCTGGCCTGGTTTGTTGGCAGAAAGGCAGAGCAGCCTGAAACtcgccaaccccaccaccacaggCTCCATCGCCACCAGCACCATCAACAGCAGCACTCTCACATACTGTAGAGATGCAGCAGCCACTCAGCTTTAGGCTTTGTGCGAGGATCATTGTGTCCTGCAAATAaagtgaggagtgaggagtgacatactgtaggtgtgctgtttgtgtgtgtgtgtgtgtgtgtgtgtgtgtgtgtgtgtgtaggggtatcATTTTTCTTTTACAGAGTCTATCAACTTTGGCATTAGAGTACAGAAATCTTTCTCAAACAAATCAAGCTCACACATCTATATCTGGGATCTTTAGAGAGTCATTCTTAACCATTGTCCCATCTACTGTAGGCTATGCCCAGGCTTTGGCCTACTTTGAATGGTGATAACAGTCAGACAATTAACACTGTGACTGGAGTCCTTCCGCCCTGGCAGTAGGACTGACAGATGGTGCTAAGCAAGGCTAAACTCAGTGGTCATGTCTGTGACCTCACAGATGAGACACTCTCCACTGATCACAGACCGGAGAAAGTCCTAGTAGGAGAAAGTCCTAGTAGGAGAAAGTCCTAGTAGGAGAAAGTCCTGTTTTAATGATCAGCTTTTTGAGACTGATATATGTTTGGTAAACACATGACCGAGCTACAGTATGTATCAAATGTGTCGGTCTAATAAAGATACTGCACATCACTAGATTACAGTGGCATTTTACAGTGTTTATGGACTTACACCCAGGCCTTCCAATGGCATAAGAGGGTGCTGCTAGCCTTTGATCCTTCAAACATTGCTACTGCTTTCTAAATTGAAACTCAGACATAGCAGGTAGTCTCCTGGGTTCTTTCTTCTACATTTTTAAGATATAACTTAAAAATAATATAAATGTGAAAGTTATTGTAGTTCTAGACTTTGGCTTAAAGGAATCTGCTGATGATAAGACTCATAGTATTGAACAATATAGACTGTTCTGTTTTGTTTCCTGCCAACAGGAAAGTAGTAAACCCTCGACTCAAACATTTCTGGTGTTAAAACAGAACTCTGTTTCCACTATTCATCTGAGTCACATCATGACAGTGTTTTATTTGTGGATGGACTGAACTTTGGTTATTCCATGCCATTAAGGACAATAATGTTCATAATTAACTGTCAGTGGTACAGTATCTGAGATGGGAAGGGTTGATCATCTGGCTCACCTCTAACTTGTGACTTATGGCAGATAGAGAGACCCCCAGTGAAACCTTAGCTTTAGCCACAGAGGCCCGAGCTCATGTACACTGGGTGGGTTATGGTCAGCTAACTATGATTGCTGAGTCAAACATGGTTGCACCCAGGATAATAGTCATCTGTTTTTCAAAATGCATCTGGGTCCAAGCATATAACAAAGAAAATGTAAATGCCAATTACTGTAGGTCCTTGTTTGTTCACTCTCACACGTGACTATAACATGAAGGACAGGGACTTTCCTGTAGCAAGATAAATTAGACAGAGTTGATTTAAAAAGGATATTTAATGTATGCTCTTAATTTCTCCTCACTGGATTGTATTAACAAATTGTACAATACTGATAAGCAGAGCCTGATGGAACAAAACTGAGATATGTACGGACTGAGATATGATTACGGCATTTGTACGTTTATTGAAACATTTATAGTAGTTTTGATTACCTTCACATTTATGCAGTCCTTGATAATGACATTTCTCTGAATTGTGGATGACATTTGTCATTTTGATCGAACACTGAACAGTAGTTAAACCTTTACAAGCAGAGCAGTTAAATGAGAGAGGACGTCTTTTGTACATTGTGAATATTTGTCATGAAATTGTAATGTTATATACAAAACAGATTTTAGTCTTACAAAGCATGGAATGTTCAAGCTAATACTAATTCTGGTTTCTGCCATCGTAGTGAATTATGCAGTTCTACCATCCCAGTTATACATTTGAAACGCTAATCTTATAGAAGTCCTGGGATTGGTGACCTCCAGTATCAGTCCTGTTCCCGTGGCAGTGGCCTGTTCACCATACCTGCCTCCCAACGCTGCCACAGAGGGGTTTTCTGGCCTCCTGCCTTGTAAACCTTGGGCTCCTGGAGAGATAATGCAGGACACAGGAAATGGATTTAGCTAGTCTGATTAGCAGTTTAGGTTTTCTTACATTTCAGTCAATCTCCATTTAGCCACACACAGAACTTGAATATAACCACATCCCTTGTCAGATGTAAAATATTATAGCGCAGTTATTTCTGAAAAAAAATGTTGAGGTCAGCTTTGCAAAATACACCGATTCTAAACAGAACCCCTACTGTTAAATTGCTagcagagacagacatacagtataattgCAATCAAAGCTTGTGAGTGAATGACATGTTGTGTTCCTGTCACAGGGAGGAAACTTTTAGGAAAGCAGAGCTGTACCTGTGTTTGTCCAGGGTTCACCCTAGCACTCTTAGGATTTGGAGGGGGCCAGGTCCGATCCAACTTCCCCTTGGATTGTCGGCCATCAACTGCAGAGAGGCAGGATAAGGAATAATGAAATGGGATAAGGAAAGGATTTACAGACTGATCTAGCAGGCTCCAAAACACGGCTAAGTAAAAATACAAACTCCTTCTAGACTCTGTACCATTTGAAAATGTATCCATTGCAGTTACAATAATTCATATTGTAATTCCTCCGATGGCTATTTTTGGAACTAGTTTTATTTGAATCATGCTAGAAGTCAAGGAAATTATCTCCTTTCGTCTGTCCCCCCCAGACCTCTAATATCCATGGTCACAGGtcacagccatatatatatatatatatatatatatatatatatatatatatatgtatgtacaaTCTAGAATATACACACTCATATGATTCTACATTACATGACAGGAATAAGCTGTGACTGCACTTTGCTCACAGAACCCCTTGCTGTCCCCCAAGACATATCTGTCATCTCAAACATGCAGATGCCCAGAACACCCTTGATCTGATCTTTCTGGCCATTGTACTGCCGTGGTAACTTTGGTTACATCCTACAAAGTCCCCCTTTGGCATGTGCTGCTGATTCAGATAAGTGTTCAGCCAGAGGGATCTTGCCCTAACCCCTGGTGACAGGGATGACACTAAGTTGACGACAATACTGTGCCCATAATAACATTATCTGATGCTAATGCAAATAGGCAGACATTAAAGTGCTTGGGCTGAGATGAATGTGTGCTGTGGAATGAATGAGGCTATAACTGGCTTATCCACTTTCCCTCAGCTAGGTGTGTTTATCATACATTGACACAACACTATTTCATGATGGCACAAACAAATACTTTTTGCAAAAATTCTACTATGCTCCCCCTCACTTTGCCCCAATTCAAACACAAAGGAATTCTACATGTAATACAGGACATGTCCACTGACCTGATGCTGTGAAAGAGGAGGTGGATGAGGGAATGCGTGTGGTAGGTGACTCTGGGCTGGGGTCCTCTGTGCCGTCTGGCCTGCCCCCACTGACTCCTGCCTCTCCGTACAGACTACACCTCTGCCTGCGcagctcctcctccctctccctggcTTCCCGgatgtccctctccacctccggCTTCATGGCCAGTGAGGGACGCAGCTTAAAGAAGGGGTTCTCCCTGAGGATGTCGTCCTCATCCCCTGGCTGTTCTACCCTCACCTCATCCGTAGCCTCCTCCTCTGTAGAGACAGTGCCCCCTATACTTAGGCAGTCTAGGCTTCTGTAGAGGCGCTGAGCTCCTCTGTCTCGGTTCGGATAGTGGGCTATGATTGTGTCGTCACTTTCCAGAATAACCACCTTCCTCGCTGCTCCTTTAGCGGCGGGTTGGTTCTCTGCACTTGGGTTTTGGCCTAAGCTAGCATCCTTTTGGGCCTTTAAGTCAAACAGCTGGTGGGAGTGGGCTCTTGAGAGAGGGCAGCCTTTAAAAGAGACAAGCTCCATGCTACGCGTCCTCTCCAGCACAGAGGGGTAGACATAACCTCTCATCCCCAGGCCTGCTGTGGTGAGGGGTCTCCTGTGCCTGGTGGGTCCCTCTGCATTGCCTTGTTGGAAGGCTTCAAACAGCAGCTTCCTCTCCCTCATCTGGCGTACTGTTCCCTTGCTGTAGACTCCAGGGATCTTCCCCATGTTCACCAGGACAAGCTCCCTATGGATCTCCTGGCTGATCTCCTTCTGCATCTTCTTCTCGGAGAACTGCCAGTCAGCGCCCTGCCCCGGCCCTGCCTTAGAGGACAGTGTCTTAGCCAGCAGCGGAGTCTTCATCAGGGGGATGTCTACCACCTCCTGACCTTCCTGGGTGTTTGACATGCACCTGGACCGACGCAGGCTCTGCTCCCTTTCAGCAGATCGACGGATCTCCCTCTCGATGGGAGTCTCCTTCTGGGGTGGGGGAGCCTTGTTGTCCATGATGGGGGCTGTGGTCGTGTGGATCTCGTGTGTGCTGACAGGGGAGAAGTCAGTGGACACCCCGCTGTCACTCTGGTCATCGTCACTGCATTCCATCTCAATCCTGACCATAGGTTGGACACTGAGCTGGGCAGAAGGACGAGACTGGACCTCCTCCGCTTTCTCTCCTGCCACTGTTTCAATATGTTCTTTCTCTGGAATCTCTGTGTCTTCCTCACTTACCGCTGCCCTCTCTTCCACCTTGAcagtctgtactctctctccctgctctctctcttcaccgcttccctcactccctccctcttcttcttcctcttccttcctACACTCGATTCGCTCTACCTCCTGGTAGCCTGTATCCTGATTGGTTGTCTTCATGGCTACCTGGTGTGCGGGCGGAGGCTCCTGTGGCACCTGTTGTCCGTCCTGTCTCTGTTGCACCAGATGCAGGCGATGCAGCAGCTGCTCCCCCTGCTGGATGTCTTCAGCTACTGTCAGGCTGCTAacctcctgctgctcctgctgctcaGAGGCAGGTGACAGAGGCGAGGGCACTAATACTTGTTCTCTGGATAAGCCTCTTGAAATAGATAGGTGAGGCTGGAGGCACTGGACGTCACTGCTAGCACTGTCTCTCCTGACCCACTCGTCTTTGGTCATGTCATAGTCTAGTGATCTACCATCGACCATGTCCTCAACATCATTGTTACTCTCGTCTGTATGTTCTGGCTCTATGATGGTCCCTTCATGGGTTGGATGACTATTGTTGTCAAGGCAGTGCTCTGGCTCAGACTCCCTTGTCTGTGATGATGGGACAGGATCTGTCTCTTTCAGAATGCTGGTTTCCATGTTCAGATGTGGCTGCTCAGGGCTACTGGCACTCACTGCTTTATATCCGTCTGTTGGTGGTGGCGTGGCAGAGCCAGGTCTTTCAGTCAGCACTGTGATATCCTCAGATCCTCCCTTCTTCAGTTCAGTCTGCTGCTCCTCTTCCACTGTTACTGTAGCCTTGTCCATGACTGGAGTGCTGCTAGGCTGCTCAGATTGAACTCCATCTAAGCTCCTGGGATTTTCTTTAGCCTCTGTGACGCTTATGGCCCCAACTGAGACTTTTACATTGGGCTCCGTAGTGCTGCCCTCTTCTGGACAAGAGGGGTCTTTGCATGGTGGGGAAAGGATGAAGACGTcgtcatcctcctccatcctatCGGGGTGGCCTGCACTGACCAAAGGGGGAGGTGGTATGACAGCCTGCCAGGCCTCACAGGGCTTTTCCCCAGAAGTCAGGGAGGACCTGTCTTTGGCCATATCTGTGTCCTCTGCCGGTTTACAGCCAAACTCCATCCAGAGACCACAATCCTCCTGGGAGACTGGACCCTTAGGAGATTGGGGGCTGACCATGGGCTCTGTTTCCATAGTGATGGGGTATAATTCCGTAATTTGAACTTCACAcctttaaatattttatttgttCTCCTTTCACTGCCTTTGGTTTCAGTCTCACAATCTGAAAAATAATGTTAATGACTTTGCAATGAGAGGCATGTTATTTGCGCCCCTTCAAAAACATGCACCACTAAGCTTAGGTGGTCTACCATTCAGTAAACCAAATAATTACGAAATGTGTTGAAGTCTTTAAAGTGTGTACTAAAAATGACAATTTTTATAACAATGTCATAGATGTCAGGTAATACCAGCAGAAATAGGACAATAAAGTAAATGTTTGTGAATCTGCTGTTGTCCAAGTTTCTTTTGAGGAATGCTGAAAGTTGAAAGAAAGGATGACAGTCATTATGCCAGGTTTGGCCTGGCATAATGTGATGTCACGAAAACATGTCGTGTCACTAAAACATGGAACTtggatttaaaaaatatgtaCAAAAAAATTGCAACTTCACCTTTTAAGCTTTAAAATTAAGGAAATGATCTTAAAGTTGTAGTGCATTCTGTTCTCTCTCACCTGACATATTTACT
Proteins encoded in this window:
- the LOC135554966 gene encoding uncharacterized protein LOC135554966, with product MVRIEMECSDDDQSDSGVSTDFSPVSTHEIHTTTAPIMDNKAPPPQKETPIEREIRRSAEREQSLRRSRCMSNTQEGQEVVDIPLMKTPLLAKTLSSKAGPGQGADWQFSEKKMQKEISQEIHRELVLVNMGKIPGVYSKGTVRQMRERKLLFEAFQQGNAEGPTRHRRPLTTAGLGMRGYVYPSVLERTRSMELVSFKGCPLSRAHSHQLFDLKAQKDASLGQNPSAENQPAAKGAARKVVILESDDTIIAHYPNRDRGAQRLYRSLDCLSIGGTVSTEEEATDEVRVEQPGDEDDILRENPFFKLRPSLAMKPEVERDIREAREREEELRRQRCSLYGEAGVSGGRPDGTEDPSPESPTTRIPSSTSSFTASVDGRQSKGKLDRTWPPPNPKSARVNPGQTQEPKVYKAGGQKTPLWQRWEAGMVNRPLPREQD
- the LOC135555237 gene encoding anoctamin-10-like — encoded protein: MLMSQCNRTVLPHFQTFSQLQLVSSYIPVALCAETILSIKALFLYPVKRREEAGGWRTLRRTPCQHQEEGTMTALRDSMFLGGGNTRRKELTNVTMAAFMLPVQHLNEITPLILLEFHPEVEADTVDWLLGKILTPEPLGGLDLLARVISQTRAGGAIMVVGATPERLLLEADEDLLFRHKPCCPIGGQAREVGDLGGMRPTEGVYGMLSSAECVTLVQRILDRLRVGEGEEIQVLQRIPLLPGEPVMASLSRLRVLTSIYPLHEAPLLQSLQGRWWAGWCGLKPFSQREHWQLLEDIRAYFGEVVALYFGFEGSLISALLLKSTLFMFLSFYPLRLGNNLVFFTLSSVVWSELFLQGWGENSKALQRDWGSVVTHLSHSHSSIAAAVPRVAQGTAPPQPQIDAHPFGKMSLRRLQHSVAFLTCTLCLSSILILMYLHLDGLVGDFLLREELSFLFHNILVYLPKIALTVAMAGMDCVAFQLSQGLSPDPEPPGQQSPRQQPLLPEVILSCLFNHFSVHFYRALILKDLAMVRFHLSVQLATHLGIKLLSATLFPRLRRMRTPLGRAHQERQSPVLRQIIEQSNRPPCDTQTWSYLELLISYCHVMFFSGIYPQCALWCLLAIIAKSCTDLWHLCSGARRPFPRTSPGGNILWQRVFCGFEALAVLLNSLLLWSSLEFRLLFLSYTGWEMFRAFLLLQLSLLSLRGAVTFLLLHLAWFVGRKAEQPETRQPHHHRLHRHQHHQQQHSHIL